The stretch of DNA AGCTGCTGGAAGTGTTAAAACTTTGAGACTTAAATTGATTTAAACAACTTGAatatcaaaatgtatttttgttgtgTATTCCATTTTGCACTTCAGCAAAGGAATTTGAGGTACCTCAGCTTCTTCAGATAGAACAAAATAATGAGGTCATGACAATGTGTGGGAAACAAGAACCATCACCAGTTTTAACAAAAGTATGTTTTAAGATATATGTGTCTCGGACAAATTCTCGATTCAAATAATTACAGTTTTTATTCTCCATGCAATAAAATACTCTCTTGCAGTTTCCATCACTTGCATAGTATTGCTATGTGCTGTTGAACAGCTCAGATACTTCTCACCAGAGGAAGCTGCGATTCAGTGGCTGGTGGAGTCACTCCCAGGAGTAATAGGCTGAACATGTGCTGAAGTCATTGGTGCTACCCTCGTTTACTTCTATGTGAATAAAATATTCTAGgaatatttagaattattttggcTTTAGCGCAATTCCTGAAGAACATAGAGATTTTCCTCAGTAGGAACTGTATACAAGTTAAGTAGCTCTCTCATATATTTTAGATCTCAGATTACCCAGTTAATAAGTAATTGCATTCACAGAAAAATCTGTCTCAAGGCATGGCTCTTACTAGGAAAGGAACACACTTCTGCACTAGGATTGTTTTCTTCCTAGATACTTTCATGGTGGAAGATGCGGTGGAAGCCATTGGATTTGGAAAGTTCCAGTGGAAGCTCTCTGTTATTACTGGATTAGCATGGGCAAGTAATTGTTATCAAGGTCAATTGCATGATCGTCAGTTAGAGAATCTCAGTGATTTCAAATAACGTAGCCATTCTCTGTAGACAAAAAATCTCCAAACAGATAATTGTACAATAAAGAAGGAATTTTACTTGAAATACTAAAATGACAGCTGAACTGAAACTTGTTATGTGGGGGTAACGAATAACTGATTGATTTCTCTGTCTCTGAAGTTCTTATAAATCAGAAGTTCTTATAAATGATCTTTATTTCTTATAAATCAAGTTCTTATAAATGCTTGTTTCAAATGGAAAGAGCACTAGGCTATTCCTACAGAAGCAGATCTCTGTTTTCGTGCAGTGATTTTACCACATTAGCTACAATCTCTGTTCTCTGTATTAGTCAGTGTTATTGTAATCTCAGTTTCAGGTGAAGAGCAGCCCAGTACTTGTAGTTTTAACCTTGATATTAAGAACAGAAAGACGGgctttgttttcacttttctgaTATTTCTTGATGCACTAGATGTTACATCTACTGCGGTATATTTTAGGGTACTGATATCTGGAGCCTGTACTTATTAGCTATCATCTACATATAAGGTTACAATCTCCCATGGTTTAGATCCTAAGTCAGTAGTGGAGTTTGGTCTACAGGTGATCTATCAATATATTTGATACAAACCCAGAAGTGGCGTctaaaggagaaagggaggaagttACAAGGTAATAAACAGCTCTGACTGAATCTGTGTGTAAAGGAGTTGAAAGCTCATCCCTGTAATATGCAGTATGGAGGTGAATGAGCTTGGATGACTGACCAGACAAACCTCCTCGAAATCACCCACCGATAACTTTTGATTTGGCTCTTTGAACCCTCTCTGCCACTGTTACTAAACATTATGACAATCAGAAATTAGTTTAAAAGTCCAcctgttgctttttttctctacacTGTGTACATCCACCGCATCTTGCAAACATAGCTGTTTTGTTTTACCTACAGAATGGGAATagcacagagcagaaacaagGTTAATTTCAAGAAGGTATATTATTGACTGCTATGACAATCTAATTTTCAGGCAGttatttattcttgtttcttttttacccttCTAGATGGCAGATGCTATGGAAATGATGATTTTAAGTATCCTAGCTCCTCAGCTTCATTGTGAGTGGCGATTACCAAGCTGGCAGGTTGCATTGCTCACATCGGTAGGAAAAATAACTGACAGCTCCTGTATTCTGTAAGGTTTTTCCACTCATTGTTATTCAGACATTATGCTTTGTATCCCAAAGTTAAATCTGTTCGTGGACTTTGTAGATTGCCTTTGGCTCGGAAGAATAAAGGAgtcttttttaaaagtcagaacTTGAAGAAATGAAACTCAGTGAGAACTGAGGAAAATTTGCAAGCTTCAGGTTCAAAGTTTCATGTAATTTCCAGGAAAATGTATGAATTGACTCAGACTCATCCTAAAGTTCAAACtatttgattaattaaaaaaaaagattggtaAATTTTGACTATCTTTCTTGAAAATCTTTCTCTCTCACCACATTTAAGTTCGCTTATACATAGACAGACTGGGAGCCATGAGAGAGCGCAAGCAATCGCTTTTTGAGGTGGATCATCCAGTGATCTCTGCAAGCAGAGCTCTTATAATACCACATCTAAGCATGGTCCTATGATGTTGGAAACATGCAATGCCTTTAGGGATAGGAAGACCAGTTTTGGGACCCTTCTCTCAGCGTATGCCACTTTTGTATGGCATGGACTCTGACTCCTACGTTTCCTTTAGCTTTTGATGCCGTTTGTGGTGGTGTGTAAATTGGTCAAAATGCGCAGTAGATTTAAGTCAATTAAGATCATGTCCTTTCCCATACCTCAGTGCAGCCAGCCCGTCTGAAGGAGGGTCTTGTTCCTTCTTTCAGCTCAGCACAATTTTATTCTTGATGAGCAAAATcagaaggaggagggggcagtGGACATGAGGCAAAAGCTTTGACAAACAGAACTGCTTCTTACCCCACTTATTGCTTGACTATGCACTTCTTTCTCAGACAAAATTTCTATGGTTTTAATGCGCTGGTGGGGGAAACATGCTCGGGTTTTGCCATTTACCTTCACTGGGCAggattttgtttctctctccatCTACAGCATAGACTATACTTTTTGGTGTCGGCTCTCAAAAGCGtgcaatatattttctttgaCACCTCAGtcttttttcagacttttctAGAGTTGCAAGGTCTAATTTTATCTCCATTCAAATCTGAGACAGCTGGCTGAGAATGGCAACAGGAGACTGGAGGAGGGCTGGCTGAGAAGTACTGCATCACACGGGGCTCCTACAACAGCTCTGTCTTGTAGATCTCAGGCAGCACTGATCAGCTTTTATTCGTGAATATGTTCATTGGAACTGGAGAACTCAGCATCTTCCAGGGCTGAACTCACAATGTGTATAATACCAGAGCGCATGTTCTAGTTTCAGACTGGTTTGTCACTGAATGGATCTTTTAAttgcaattaaaattaaaaccagggGTGCCTAGTTGCTTCCCCTCTCCAACCCAGGCACTTGGTCCTGTCTCCACTTGCCTGTCCCCTCAGTAACGCTAATGAAACTGTCAGTGGGGCCTTGCTGTGAAGCAGATGAAAGATGATTTTGTGGGTTATGAAAACCCTTcggctaaaaaaacccacaactcagaaacaagaaaattattttaatttaatggcaAACTGTGCGCTCCAGTCATTTCTTATaattcattttcttccatttatcaAAAGCTCAAAAATATTCAGCACTGGTCTCATTCAGTTCACAAATGAACAGGTAAGATAAAGGTGAGGTGATGACAAGTAGCCTGGCAACTACTGAAAATGGGCCACCACTGGAAGAAACTAAGAGACCTTGGCTTGAACAGGCTGCTGACGCTCATCCCCGTTCCTGGGCAATGGCAAATTCCCTTTCAAGTCAACGGAAGTGAAGTTAGTGACTCTTGAAAAATCCCACTATATGAGTTATTATCTTTAATAGTCTCTACTGCAAAAGAACTATACCCAGAACAGCTGGACATTTTGCTCTGTTGCTAGAGCCGAAATTTTCTAGTTTCATTGTGAACTTGTGTTCTCTTTGCTGTTACACGGAAATTTTCACTTGTCTTTTTGTTaatgggaagatttttttctggtgtttcgTAGGTGGTGTTTGTGGGAATGATGTCCAGCTCCACCCTCTGGGGAAACATTTCAGACCAGTACGGGAGAAAAACAGTAAGTCTTCAGCTCCTACTAGAATATATTCTAATATTTCTACAGTGTGGATGTTTCGGTGCATGATGTTCACAAATATCATAGTCCACATGTATGAAGCAGAATCAAGCAGAGCCAGAATTGTCCTCCcatgaaataaaaggaatttgAAGCTCTACTTTACATTTTGTTAATTTGTGTTACAGCAGAAactcttttctttgtatttgtttgcTAAATACAGGGCCTAAAGATCAGTGTGTTATGGACACTCTATTATGGGATCCTCAGTGGTTTTGCCCCAGTGTATAGCTGGATCTTGGTGCTGAGGGGCCTGGTGGGCTTTGGGATTGGAGGAGTGCCTCAGTCGTAAGTAAATATTCACAAATCCAaactttctcttttctatttactttaaaaaaaatgcgtATGTCAAATTGAAGACATGCCTCTGTTCCGTTGTCCCAAACCCATTTTTCTCTAAGTATTTTGGACCTAATATATTAAACTCTGAGAAGGCTTTGAGAATATCTAATATATCACTGAGGTGAATCAGATTTACAGGGACTTTTACATGAACAAGCTGGGTACCTAAATGTAATCTGTTATGTGCCTTAAGTCCTTTAAAGCTTCTCTCATTCCCTCAGGTAAACCGTGGTGAAAATGAGAGGCCCGAAGAGCCCACCTAGAAGTGGGTAAAACACAACAGAGAGCATTTTGTAGCTGTGCCTAAACATCCCATTGCTGGATTGTATTGGCAGAGTCCATAAGGGATGACATGGTCTTGTTGCAAGATAGGTCATGACCGAAGCACTAGCATTGAgaggcagagctgagccctgaCTCCCGGTGTCTGTAAAACTGCAGATTATTCTTCAGTCAGAGCCTGGACTTGCACATCTGAACCTTAGTTGGAATTCCAAAACCATGGAGCGCAGACCTGGAGCGCTGAAGATATCTTGATGGCTCAGACACATTTCTAATAAGAAGGCAGCATCAGGATATTTCTCTATTACTGTGTCATTCCATTCACTGAAGAGGAGGATCTCTAAATTTTCCACCTGGAATAACTAACTCTGCTCTAGGCTTTTAATTATAAATGTAAAGGGAAGAGTATAGCCATTCTCTGTCTGTGTAGTCTTTTATCCTTATTAATAATAGATATTTTGCCCCATGGAGGTGCTATTTCGGAGTAATCAGAGTCTAACTTTGATTGATGCCTCATAGACTTCTTCACAAGGCAAGTCAATATCCTGTCTTTTCTATTGCCATTCCCAGATAAAAGGTTCAGAGCTGAGATGGAACATTACAGtagtattaattttcttttactgctCTCCTGCCCACTTTTAGAAGCTGCGCAAACGCGTAACATGCATGTAGAATAGGAAAGTCGGTAGCCTGCTGTGTGTTGACCACCAGTGAGGCAGCTTCTGCCACGCAGTTCCAACTGAGCGCAACCGGAATGAGGCAGGAGCACCACAAAGACAAAGCAGCAGAGTTAATAATGCCTCGTACTGCGAACACATATTAATGATGTTCCACAGAACCCCAGCGGAACAGCGACAGCACAGCTAGTGCCACTTTACAGAGGGGCGGATAACGCACAAAGGCTACGTGACTTAACGAGAGACAAAGAAGAGCCGGTTACAGAACTCAAGAGTGGATTCCATTGCTGAGTCTGTTTCTCGTTCTAAATATAATAGTGATTCCTTTGGCAGAGAAGTAAATGTGTTTGAAGCAGCTGCTCTCTGGTATCCTTAAGTAGGGTATGTAACTTTGGCTATGAGTGCCTGAATTTCAATGGAATGAAATAGCTATCTTTATAATTGTAGTATTGTATTCTATAATGGGTATGAGAGAAAGATTGGTATGAAAGGtgctattaaaaagaaagcatcCAGCAATAATGAATTAACTGACTATAGCAGATATCCCTCTATCTATACGTACGTAGGAGCTGCACCTAAGAAGCAGTGGCTTCCTCTGGGAATTTTCTGCAAGATATTATCTGATGCTGAGTATGACCGTTCATCCACACTGCCAACATCTGGACTTGCAAAGATATGGAGTATTCTCTTAAGAATACAGTTCTGTACAGTATTAATCAGCCTCTGTTTTATGCTGCAATATATAGGGGACTGCTCTACATTTCATTATGTGATTTTACTTCCTTCTCCTCTTAATCACTGATTTAGTGTAATATTGTGGGCAACTTTGTACTCCAGTGAACTGAGTTCTAGGAAGCTACTCGGAGATCAGTCCACCATTTGTTAAGTTAGTAGGAGTTTTGTCACAAGCATCAAAGAAATTTAGAGGCAGAAGCAGGATGAGTCAATGGAATGCAAACAGAGTAGGAGCAAAGAATGACAAGTCTTACCAGCCggtttgaagaagaaaagagatcCTTGACTGGCTGCTGGCCCTTGCATTCATCCTCAGGAAATACTCACAGAGAAGCTGTGCCATTACTCTTTGGCACAGTCATGAAACAAAGACTCTGCAGAGTTAGATGATTTCTTTTTGAATTCCCACAATAAaagaatgcaaattattttataCCAGTAACATGATCAGACCTTGAAAGTATTCACCTCTTGGAGAACTGAAACCTGGCAGAGTAGACTGATGTAAAATTCTCTTCAGTTGTGAAGCCCTGAAGAAATACTTTACCCAGCAAGAGTTTGTGTTGAATGCTGATGGACCGCACTGAAAATAACCAGCATAATGCCTGTCCCGGACCAAAGGAGGGCTGAGAAAATACCTGCATCAAGAGCTGCTACATCTAGCTAACAACTATAGGGTTACAAAATCACGCAAACAGAGCAAATTCTGCCCTCCATTGCAATGATGAATTAAAGGGGTTTTGTTCTGATGTAGAAAGGGGAGTCAGAACCAGTGTCCACAGTCTTGCTGACTCTGAGGGCTGGGAATGGTTTTGCGTTACTACTGTGGGTTTGGCAATTTTAATAAAAGGCAAACGAAAGGTTTGAACCTCTCTCATTGTGCTAACGTGGCATTTTTCTCAACGTGCTAACATGACATTTTTCTCAATGTTCACTCTTTACAGGGTAACCTTATATGCTGAATTCCTTCCAATGAAAGCCAGAGCCAAGTGCATTTTATTAATAGAGGTGAGCAGTGTAGCTGTGGTACTGGTCCCTAGAGGGACAAATTCTGCTGTTGGTTCCATCCATTCAGTCCTACTGACTAGAAATCTCACACATAGCAGCACTCAAATCCTGATTGTCCAAGTTAGTGCGGAGCTGAGATTACCCCTATACACTAGTATTAACTAATTCGGGTCCAAAACCAGCATAATACATTTGGGTGATACTCTACTCTTTTTGTTGAATCTGCCTTTTTGCAAATTAACTTGCATCCAGTGCTGTGTAAATTACTGCTCTTAGCGTGGGGGGGGCCATTTGGGTGTCACCTAATTTCATGGTGAAATTAATCTGCAACTCAGTAATGGATAGTGGAGAACTGACTGTTCAGTAAATTCAGGGCTAAATTAAGCTCCCCATATTCACTCCAAATGCATCAAAGTCACAGAGAGCAGATTTTTGTCCTAGAAATACTTTAAGGCAAAATTCCCAGCCCTTTAATTGTTGGTTGAAGGGTCAGAGAACAGTATTATCACTTGTCTGCATCAGTCAGTTTGTAAGGAGCATCCTTGTGGAAGACCTCACCAAACTGAAACAGCTTCTCAATGCAAAACCAGTTTTCTAAGATAGCTGCTGGCTAGTGCTACATTCAGTTGATTAATCTTTCATAAGTAGAGTTCAGTAGATAAATTACTACTTTCCGCGTTACTTCTGTTCTGCCACAGTTTGGCTGTTTCTGAGCAACCCTGGGTTAGAAATATGTTCTGAATATTAAATAATGTGCTAAGTGGATTCGTAATCCAAAGGAGAATAATCCTGCATGGGTAGGATATGCAAGAGGATGCCAGCTCCGTTGTTTGCTAAGAAAGTATCAATTCCTTCTTTCATCTACAGGCCAAACACTGTGGCTTTGGTAGCTTGGTTTcggtaaagaaaacaaataccataAATCTCAGGGTGGTAGCTGGGAATAATACTCATAGAAGGATATATTAATAGTAATTTTGCTTAAGAATCACCGTGTGATGAGCCTATTCCTTATGAGAAGCTACAGTTAAACGTGAGTGTCTGGAGAAAGTCGACGCTAAGTTTTCAGAACTGAGCATTTTACCTTCTGCGATATTTAAACAAATCCCCTTAAAATGTCTGGCCTCTATTTCCATACAGTGGTGCATATTTGAAATGTCTCTGGCATTTCTCTCTCCAGCTGTCCCTGGAGAGCGCATCTTGGAATGTTATAAAGAAGGAGGCCTTAAGAGCACTCTAATTCTCGTTTGTgactgtttcttttccctttggcaGGTCTTTTGGGCCATTGGGACTGTGTTTGAAGTCCTTCTAGCAGTGCTGGTGATGCCCACTCTTGGCTGGCGGTGGCTTCTCATTCTTTCTGCCCTCCCACTTTTGCTCTTCGCTGTCCTATGTTTTGTAGGTATTCTTTCAAAGATAAATACGTGTTCCATCAATCTACCACTTCTCTACCTGATTCTTTAACCTGATTGAAGGAAATCCTGACAGTTTTTGAGCTCTGTGTTGGTGTCTTCTTTGAAACGTTTGAAATAGTGACAAAAATGCTGTTGTTTCAACAGGGTGCTAGTAAAAACATTCCAGTGAGAGCTGTGTTTATGTGACTGTAATTGCTGGAGGACAATGGTGGGCTGGAATTTTGTGAAACCAAATCAGGCCTGGAAATCTCTCCAATTTAATGAGTTTGTTTCAGCTAAGCTCAGTGGAATCAACATTTTATTAAAAGCTGTTGCACTTTCCCTGGTTGCTctttagatttttaaattattttgtcaaaATAGAAGCTTTTATAATTACCGTCCACGTTAAAAATCCACCCACATCAGGGGTAAAATCTGCATAGTGCAGGTCAGATTCAAAAATAAGACGTATATGAGTTAAACCTGAGCTTCAGTGCACTGTTAGGTATTATATTTGTCAATCATTCAGCCTTCTCAAAGATACATGTCCTTCTTAGGTTGTTCAGTAGCTCTTATTATTCCTTAGTCCCTGTCATTGTTTTTCAGGAATACCTGCAGTTATACAGGTGCTAAGATGCTTGTTGTGCCTACAGCATCTTGTTATCTGCCCTGGATGCTTTGCCTTTCCTGCTGGGAAGGTATAATGTAAAGAACCTGCAAAAAAGCCTAACTTTTCTCAGGAATAAAACTGAGGTAACAGAATGGAAAGATTTTAGACTGGAGTTCTGACTTTATGGTGAAAGTGAGGTTTTGCAGTTTCTTAAATCCTGCTGAGGAGTTTGACATTTGGCAGAAAGATGGTTCTCTGAATTGTTAAAGACTAGTTCTGTAATCCTTCCTTATGTGAGTGGTCTGCTGGCGTCACTGAGATTTCCCACTGTAAGCCCACAAAGAAGAACCCCAGATGGTTTATTGCTGTGTTTTTGACATCACTGTTGCATGTGCTCTGCTTTGCCCTCTTAGTGGCTGCCAGAAAGTGCCAGGTATGATGTGTTATCTGGAAATCAAGAAAAAGCGATCGCCACTTTAAAGCGTATAGCAACGGAGAATGGAGCTCCAATGCCTttgggaaaattaattatttccagACAGGTATGTGCAGGTAACAGGCACATTAATAACGTGGGATACAGTGAAACTGGGCTACATTCACAtgtatttttataagcaaataaTCAATGTTAAGTTTAATTTTGATATCTCAACCAGTAGTAAAAAAATGAGAGATGATCATATATGCCTCTTTCACAGTGAGGAAgagttagtttcttttttttatttacatgaaaATCATGAAAGTGAAAAGGACCTTTATTGTGGGCATTAATGTTATTTAACCTCACGCTAAGACCCTATTATTGAAGAAAGTCAAACCTTGAGGCTTCCGAAGAACTCAGATCAGAACGCATGAGACAAGATGGAATTCGACTCTTTAGCTGTACCTCATTCTTAATCTAATCCTGATTTTCTGGAGTGGGAAAGCTGCAAGCTTCTATTCAGTCCTGATGCATGGAGAAGTTCAGGCTGTTACTTTTGAGCTGCGTATTACTGTATGAATcgcattggatttttttttttcacttcagctttATATGGCCAACTTTTCAACACCCCTGTCAGCATCTAAAGCAGCTCTGCATTTACAGAACAAAGAGCAGACTTTTATAAGAAAAGAAAGTTACAAAGTTAGCCAGCAAGGAAGGACGGCAGAGGGAGACTTGTAGATTTGAACGACAGCAAAACTGTTAAGCTAGGCAGGAGCCTGTCGGTAATGACTGCGTCTTATTAATGAGAGATGGAGGTTTGATTTTCTAAGGTCCGGACCAGTGAGAATTGGAGCTCTCGTGCGTTTCACAAATATTTGGTTCAGTCATGGTAATTTTGATGGGCTGTGCAGGAACGCTCTCCAAGTTTtggatggttttgttttcagggtGGGGTGGGAAAGTACTTTTCCTTAACCACAAGTTTATGTGCTGCGCCCTCCACACCACGCCGTTTGAAAAGGGTCTGCCTGCAGGAGGGCTGCCCGTAGTTCCTCGGTACCTTACCCTAGATCCAGAGCCCTGAGGGGCTGCTCTAATTTGCAGGAGCTGGCTGTCGGCCACGTGAATCATATGCCACCTGTGGACTGGCAAAGTTCTTCCCTACCTCTTTCCAGCCCCACCTTGTTCTGACAGTTTCTCACCTTCCTTGTGGAGGAGTAGCCTACCCTGTGCGTGAACTGCTTTTGGTAACTTTATGATCCTAGAGAATTCCCCTTGGCAGAGGAATTCTTTACTTGGATGCCAGCTCCAGCGTGGCCCCTATAACCCAAAGAGCCTTCAGCTGAAACCAAACGCTCATCCTGAGATATAGTGCACAGTAGCGTGTATGGTATTATCCCTTACCACTCTGCGTCCTCCAGTCCAGGACCAGTGAGCGCCCTCTGATCATCTGAATTCCGCTTGTTTCCAACAGGAAGACCGAGGAAAAATGAAGGACCTTTTTACACCCCATTTTAGATGGACCACATTGTTACTCTGGTTTATATGGTAAGAGGAAATATAAATGGTTCAGTGCCACCGCAATTCTATATGGTTTTTAATGGAGGTTTTTTACAGTATCACTAAAATACAGCAActtcctcccccccaaaaaatcccaaccTGTATTGATTTGTAATTGATTAAACCACCCAATCACTAGCATTCTCACTCTAATTGccatttcattttgtaaatgcTGATAGGAAATAGCTTTGAGGTAGCACTTAGTGGAAGTCATCACACAGTGGGCTCAATTTTGATTCATGTTGTTTACTGTAGGTTTGACCTGCTGAGActtcctctctcattttcttccttgcaggTTTTCCAATGCTTTTTCATATTATGGCTTAGTTTTATTAACTACAGAGTTCTTCCAAGCAGGAGATGTCTGCAGCAGTGAGTACTAgtccatcttttatttttaaatatatcctGTTAAGTGGTggaatatcttttattagatcacCTTCTGCTGCTAGTTTGGCAAGGACTGTAGCTGCCAGCCTGAATTTTAAGGGATCCACTTAAAGGGTTacttatttgaaacatttttgataGACTTCCTCATCTCCTGCACAATGCAGAGAGGTCCTGCAGTGTCTCTGAGCCCAAAACGTAAAACAGCAAGACAACCTTCAAGTGAGTCCTGTTGGAAAAAATATCTGTTCTTCTTGAGAAAAAAAGTGATTGAATAAATGTAAGTTTCCAGATTTGACAGGCCTAATTAGTTCTGAGATAGAGataactgctgctgctgtggagctCCCAGGGTCTCAAGATGTAAAGACCTGCTGA from Rissa tridactyla isolate bRisTri1 chromosome 13, bRisTri1.patW.cur.20221130, whole genome shotgun sequence encodes:
- the SVOP gene encoding synaptic vesicle 2-related protein isoform X1; its protein translation is MEDDLFQLRQLPVVKFRRTGESSRSDEDVISGEHEIQIEGVRTELEPVELEDGAAVPKEFANPTDDTFMVEDAVEAIGFGKFQWKLSVITGLAWMADAMEMMILSILAPQLHCEWRLPSWQVALLTSVVFVGMMSSSTLWGNISDQYGRKTGLKISVLWTLYYGILSGFAPVYSWILVLRGLVGFGIGGVPQSVTLYAEFLPMKARAKCILLIEVFWAIGTVFEVLLAVLVMPTLGWRWLLILSALPLLLFAVLCFWLPESARYDVLSGNQEKAIATLKRIATENGAPMPLGKLIISRQEDRGKMKDLFTPHFRWTTLLLWFIWFSNAFSYYGLVLLTTEFFQAGDVCSISSRRKEVKAKCSLTCEYLTEEDYTDLLWTTLSEFPGVLVTLWIIDRIGRKKTMALSFFVFSFCSLLLFLCVGRNVLTVLLFIARAFISGGFQAAYVYTPEVYPTATRALGLGTCSGMARVGALITPFIAQVMLESSVYLTLVVYSGCCLLAAVASCFLPIETKGRGLQESSHREWGQEMVGRGSHSPGVTRSNSGSQE